The DNA segment TCTCTCGTACTCGAACGATATGGGATTTCTTTGGACAAAGAACAATTGAAATCTCTTTCGAGGTAAGGACTGAGTATTACGGTGTAATACTAAGCTGAAGCTAAATTTTAGAATCCACGGATTACGGGAACTACCCCGTCTGCGTTACCGGGAGTCCTACCGCTCTCGAGGCGAGATATGTCGGCCAGGAAGTCTTCATGGGTATAAACGTTCTGGTTTATGAGGTTTCTACCCCAGAGGGTGGGATTAACACTCCTGGCAGGTGGGGTAATCCAGAGATGTGGCTCAATCGGTGGATCAGGCTGAAGGTGGAGCCTCTCTCTGGGACAACCGTCAGCTTTGAGGACGAAACGCAAAAGATTGCCAGGATTCCCGTCTTTGATAAGCTGTTCCCACAAACGCGTCCTATCAATTTTACCAACATGACTGTATACGAGCACCATCTGGTGTTTGCCAACGAGACGGTTAGACAGGCAGTGCACGATGCAAAGTTCTATCGTTGGGCTCTGCCTTGGGGCGATACTTATCTCCCCTGGCTAGTCTTCGGGCTGGGGACGATCATGGGGCTTTCTGGACTGATACTTCTGGTCAGGCGAAAGGCGGCTCGGGCGCCCATAGCTGAGCCTGTGGCGGACAGTAGCACAGCAGGCGCTGTCTCCAGGCCCGAATATCAACTATGACGGCTGGAAGCGTTGCAGGGTCAATCACAGAGCACGCCCCAGCTTCTGGCTGCACTGTTTGACGAAATCGCGATCCGTGCCTGATGGTGCTTTCCTAACCTTTGGAATTACCCCTTCCCGCAATGTGGTCTAGTACTTAGTTGCAAGAATTCGCGTTACCTCACTGAGCCAGAGACCTTTCTCCG comes from the Chloroflexota bacterium genome and includes:
- a CDS encoding DUF3068 domain-containing protein, giving the protein MLESTDYGNYPVCVTGSPTALEARYVGQEVFMGINVLVYEVSTPEGGINTPGRWGNPEMWLNRWIRLKVEPLSGTTVSFEDETQKIARIPVFDKLFPQTRPINFTNMTVYEHHLVFANETVRQAVHDAKFYRWALPWGDTYLPWLVFGLGTIMGLSGLILLVRRKAARAPIAEPVADSSTAGAVSRPEYQL